In a genomic window of Sutcliffiella sp. FSL R7-0096:
- a CDS encoding biotin transporter BioY encodes MNAKNERLRWLILCAMFAAITAVLAQMEIPLPLVPISGQTLAVGLAATILGSRYGAMSMVCYVLLGAVGLPVFAEMKGGAGVLVGPTGGYIFGFILAAFFTGYILEKTSFTLKWAMIANTVGMIITLVAGTIQLKMVMAMTWADALKFGVYPFIVVGLIKAFLASWIGITVRRRLKQANLLQVKGDVAA; translated from the coding sequence ATGAACGCAAAAAACGAAAGACTAAGATGGCTTATATTATGTGCAATGTTCGCCGCCATCACGGCAGTGCTGGCACAAATGGAAATCCCATTACCGCTTGTACCGATCAGCGGGCAAACCCTTGCGGTGGGGCTTGCGGCAACCATCCTCGGAAGCAGATACGGAGCAATGTCGATGGTCTGTTACGTTCTTCTTGGAGCTGTCGGCTTGCCGGTGTTTGCTGAAATGAAGGGCGGAGCTGGTGTGCTCGTCGGTCCAACTGGTGGTTACATATTCGGCTTTATCCTAGCAGCTTTCTTTACTGGGTACATTTTGGAGAAAACATCTTTCACCTTAAAATGGGCCATGATCGCAAACACCGTTGGAATGATCATTACCTTAGTTGCAGGAACCATCCAGTTAAAAATGGTGATGGCTATGACATGGGCAGATGCATTAAAATTCGGGGTCTATCCTTTTATTGTGGTGGGTCTGATTAAAGCATTCTTGGCAAGCTGGATAGGTATAACCGTAAGAAGGCGTCTGAAGCAGGCGAACCTTTTACAGGTTAAAGGGGATGTGGCTGCCTAA
- a CDS encoding FtsW/RodA/SpoVE family cell cycle protein, with amino-acid sequence MSSPIFDEFLTKVMSKVKSKDAHSMIKKELYHHLLELSQSFQNREDSKEKAEEKAVQEMGNPYSIGEKLNKLHKPRMDWMLIILFTIIGAISFLPLIGNAPGSLFLEKQAIWYSLGTVVLISFLLFDYRKLKNWWFIFYSSGVLLLLYLLVFGVSVGGVKRWVSFGGFTIDAATISMLLIFLAWSGIFTKPGLFNGWRQGMMFGLFWVPVILYMMLPSFPYSIFYFFCVLIMFTFSHIPKKSKFIMITEN; translated from the coding sequence ATGAGTTCGCCAATATTTGATGAATTTTTAACAAAAGTAATGTCAAAAGTAAAATCCAAAGATGCTCACAGCATGATAAAAAAAGAACTCTATCATCACCTCCTAGAACTAAGCCAGTCATTCCAGAATCGTGAGGATTCCAAAGAAAAAGCTGAGGAAAAAGCCGTTCAAGAAATGGGGAATCCTTACTCAATCGGGGAGAAATTAAATAAGCTTCATAAACCTAGAATGGATTGGATGCTCATCATTCTGTTTACCATTATAGGAGCGATTAGCTTTCTCCCCTTAATCGGGAATGCACCAGGCTCTTTATTTTTGGAGAAGCAGGCAATCTGGTATAGCCTGGGAACAGTCGTCCTGATTTCGTTCCTATTATTTGATTATAGAAAACTGAAAAATTGGTGGTTCATTTTTTATAGTAGTGGCGTGCTTTTGCTTTTATACCTTCTTGTATTCGGCGTTTCAGTAGGCGGAGTCAAGAGATGGGTTTCTTTTGGCGGATTTACGATAGATGCAGCTACTATTTCTATGCTTTTGATTTTCCTTGCGTGGTCTGGTATTTTTACTAAACCTGGATTGTTTAACGGGTGGAGACAAGGAATGATGTTTGGTCTATTTTGGGTACCAGTCATTCTTTACATGATGCTTCCTTCCTTTCCTTACAGTATTTTTTATTTTTTCTGTGTGTTAATAATGTTCACTTTTTCCCATATACCGAAAAAGAGCAAATTCATCATGATCACAGAAAACTGA
- a CDS encoding MMPL family transporter has product MVDYLPEDAQSTKAMEIMEKEFTGSVPDTRVMVTDVSLQEAVSYKERLEAIEGVAEVIWLDDVVDLKTPLEMADIEMVESYYKNENALFSISVRSGDEVAITDTIYELIGDNGAIAGEAINTATSQKMAGNESMYAAMLLVPIIIFILIISTTSWVEPVFFLTAIGVSVLINLGTNIFIGEVSFVTQSVAPILQLAVSLDYAVFLLHSFAEYRKKTNNPEEAMELAMKKSFPAITASAATTFFGFIALTFMEFEIGSDLGLNLVKGIVLSFISVMVFLPALTLFFYKWMDKTQHKSFIPSFEGIGNFVVKLRVPSLLIVLALLVPAFLAQTNTSFTYGFGELPDHTRAGSDYKRINESFGEITPIVLLVPKGEVAKEEELVAEIEAMDYVTSVVSYVNMVDPVIPPEYLDEEVRSEFYSVNYSRIVINTNQATEGDIPFAIVENVDKAASDYYGDSALSLGESVTLYDIKNTVTKDNILVNVLTVVTIAIVLLIGFRSISIPVVLLLTIQSAVWINLSIPYFTETSLVFVGYLIISTVQLAATVDYGILFTEAYTHHRKEMSARKAIIKTLDEKTFSISISAAILSSVGFILWITSSNPIVGSIGLLLGRGALLAFIMVLFFLPAMLLVCDKFIKKTTYKSNFKEEK; this is encoded by the coding sequence ATGGTAGATTATCTGCCCGAGGATGCCCAGTCGACCAAGGCGATGGAGATCATGGAAAAAGAATTTACAGGCTCTGTTCCGGATACGAGGGTCATGGTGACGGATGTATCCCTTCAGGAAGCAGTTTCGTATAAAGAAAGATTAGAAGCCATAGAGGGCGTGGCTGAAGTGATCTGGCTCGACGATGTGGTAGATTTGAAGACGCCACTCGAAATGGCGGACATAGAAATGGTGGAATCATACTACAAAAATGAGAATGCCCTTTTTTCCATCAGCGTCCGCAGTGGGGATGAGGTGGCGATCACGGATACTATCTATGAATTGATTGGAGACAATGGCGCGATTGCTGGGGAAGCGATCAATACGGCAACCTCACAAAAAATGGCGGGGAACGAATCGATGTATGCGGCCATGCTGCTTGTGCCGATCATCATTTTCATTCTGATCATCTCCACGACCTCATGGGTGGAGCCGGTTTTCTTCCTGACCGCCATTGGGGTGTCAGTGCTTATCAACTTAGGAACCAACATCTTTATAGGAGAGGTTTCCTTTGTGACGCAGTCGGTTGCTCCGATTTTGCAGCTTGCTGTGTCACTTGATTATGCGGTGTTTCTGCTACACAGCTTCGCAGAATATCGTAAAAAGACAAACAATCCGGAAGAGGCCATGGAGCTTGCGATGAAAAAGTCGTTCCCGGCCATCACTGCAAGTGCGGCGACGACATTCTTCGGATTTATTGCCCTTACGTTTATGGAATTCGAGATTGGTTCTGATCTTGGATTGAACCTGGTGAAGGGGATTGTTTTGAGCTTTATTAGTGTCATGGTGTTTTTGCCGGCATTGACATTGTTCTTTTATAAATGGATGGATAAAACCCAGCACAAGAGCTTTATCCCAAGCTTTGAGGGAATCGGGAACTTCGTGGTGAAGTTAAGGGTTCCTAGTTTACTAATCGTACTCGCATTATTGGTTCCGGCGTTCCTTGCGCAGACCAATACATCTTTTACATATGGATTTGGTGAACTGCCAGACCATACGAGAGCGGGTTCGGATTATAAGCGTATCAATGAATCCTTTGGGGAAATCACCCCGATCGTGCTCTTGGTGCCAAAGGGTGAGGTGGCCAAAGAGGAGGAGCTTGTTGCGGAAATCGAGGCCATGGATTATGTCACAAGTGTGGTGTCTTATGTGAACATGGTGGACCCGGTGATTCCGCCGGAGTACCTGGATGAAGAGGTCCGGAGTGAATTCTATTCGGTGAATTACAGTCGGATCGTTATCAACACCAACCAGGCGACAGAAGGAGACATTCCTTTTGCCATTGTGGAAAATGTGGATAAAGCCGCATCTGACTATTACGGGGATTCTGCGCTCAGCCTTGGGGAGAGCGTGACCTTGTATGATATAAAAAATACAGTCACCAAGGATAATATTCTCGTCAATGTGCTGACGGTCGTAACGATTGCCATTGTGCTACTGATTGGTTTCCGGTCGATTTCCATACCGGTCGTGCTGCTGTTGACTATTCAGTCCGCGGTATGGATTAACCTGTCGATTCCGTATTTTACGGAGACTTCCCTCGTGTTTGTGGGGTACCTCATCATCAGTACGGTGCAGTTAGCAGCAACTGTAGATTATGGGATATTATTTACAGAGGCCTATACGCACCATCGTAAGGAGATGTCTGCGAGGAAGGCAATTATAAAAACGCTGGATGAGAAGACCTTCTCGATTTCAATCTCGGCAGCCATTCTATCGAGTGTCGGGTTTATTTTATGGATTACGTCTTCTAACCCGATTGTCGGATCGATCGGACTGTTGCTTGGAAGAGGGGCGCTGCTGGCGTTTATCATGGTACTATTCTTCCTGCCGGCGATGCTGCTTGTGTGTGATAAATTCATCAAAAAAACAACATATAAGTCCAATTTTAAAGAGGAGAAGTGA
- a CDS encoding FtsW/RodA/SpoVE family cell cycle protein produces the protein MPILISSRGSLLSERLFSFLSPEKYLNGPGYMYILIKGLLADAGWFGNGLNGNSAIQSLPDAHTDFAFPYLVHSLGWAFGIFLCMLLIVFIWKISQNAFKTKDSYGRILVVGGVTLIAIPAIWNILMGLGFAPIINVPLPFISYGGTTLIFYSAVLGIILSVYRRKDIVEPSEI, from the coding sequence TTGCCGATTTTAATCAGCTCTCGGGGCAGCCTTTTAAGTGAAAGATTATTCTCTTTTCTTTCTCCTGAAAAATATTTAAATGGACCGGGTTATATGTATATCTTAATCAAGGGACTCCTTGCTGACGCAGGCTGGTTCGGAAATGGGCTAAATGGGAACAGTGCCATTCAATCCCTTCCGGACGCCCATACAGATTTTGCTTTCCCCTATCTTGTTCACTCACTCGGCTGGGCATTCGGAATATTTCTTTGTATGCTATTGATAGTGTTTATATGGAAAATTTCACAAAATGCATTCAAGACAAAGGACTCTTATGGAAGGATACTAGTAGTGGGCGGAGTTACCTTAATCGCTATCCCAGCCATATGGAATATACTAATGGGCTTAGGGTTTGCACCAATTATAAATGTGCCTTTACCTTTTATCAGTTATGGCGGAACCACACTGATTTTTTATTCCGCCGTTTTAGGGATTATCTTAAGTGTTTACAGACGGAAAGATATCGTCGAGCCAAGTGAAATTTAG
- a CDS encoding sigma-70 family RNA polymerase sigma factor, translating into MNELEHKAVSKEFVSDKEQLINELMNETGDAVLHLVFTYVKNRTIAEDLTQEIFIKCYEKIEQFHHQSSIKTWLYRIASNHCKDYLKSWHYRKLLLNEKILNYIPSKAKDVELEVIAKSEEASLTKAVMELPIQFREVVILHYYEDLPLTEISAITSVNVNTLKTRLKRAREILKEHMMVEV; encoded by the coding sequence ATGAACGAACTAGAACATAAGGCTGTTTCTAAAGAATTTGTTTCAGATAAAGAACAGCTTATCAATGAATTAATGAATGAGACCGGGGACGCGGTTCTCCACCTTGTTTTTACATATGTTAAGAACCGGACGATAGCGGAGGATTTGACACAAGAGATTTTTATTAAATGCTATGAAAAGATAGAGCAATTCCATCATCAGTCTTCTATAAAAACTTGGCTCTACCGCATTGCAAGCAATCATTGCAAAGACTATCTAAAGAGCTGGCATTATCGAAAGCTATTACTCAATGAGAAAATATTGAACTATATACCCTCCAAAGCTAAAGATGTAGAGCTTGAAGTAATAGCTAAAAGTGAAGAAGCCAGCCTGACCAAAGCAGTAATGGAATTACCGATACAATTCCGTGAGGTGGTAATACTTCATTACTATGAGGATCTCCCTTTGACTGAAATAAGTGCTATTACTTCAGTCAATGTCAATACATTAAAAACCAGATTGAAACGTGCAAGGGAAATATTAAAAGAACACATGATGGTGGAGGTATAA
- a CDS encoding VOC family protein, whose protein sequence is MITKLGQIMLYVNDQDEAVKFWTEKVGFHVISEEDNGEGMRWIEIAASKESETSIIIHNKEFVAKMSPGLNLGTPSLMFFAEDLEGLYGDLTGKNVTVGEMVNMPSGKVFNFADGEGNYFAVMEKGK, encoded by the coding sequence ATGATCACTAAACTCGGCCAAATCATGCTTTATGTTAATGACCAGGATGAAGCAGTTAAGTTCTGGACGGAAAAAGTAGGGTTCCATGTTATTTCAGAAGAAGACAATGGGGAAGGGATGAGATGGATTGAAATAGCAGCCTCTAAGGAATCGGAAACAAGCATCATCATTCATAATAAGGAGTTTGTTGCTAAAATGTCACCAGGCCTTAACCTGGGTACACCTTCTTTGATGTTTTTCGCGGAGGATCTTGAAGGGCTATATGGAGATTTGACGGGAAAAAATGTAACGGTTGGCGAGATGGTGAATATGCCTTCCGGAAAGGTGTTTAATTTTGCCGATGGGGAAGGGAATTATTTTGCGGTGATGGAGAAAGGAAAATAA
- a CDS encoding PadR family transcriptional regulator, with the protein MVNKISTDLIRGHTDTIILNVLRQGDSYGYQIYKTIIELSKNQYELKEATLYTAFRRLEKEGSIASYWGDETQGGRRKYYKLTEDGRARYDRYKEEWKFAKEILHYLIEGGIEIDEKPE; encoded by the coding sequence GTGGTCAATAAAATATCAACAGATCTGATACGAGGACACACGGATACCATTATTCTGAATGTCTTGCGCCAAGGGGACAGCTACGGCTATCAGATCTACAAGACCATCATCGAACTGAGTAAAAACCAGTATGAACTGAAAGAGGCAACCCTTTATACGGCTTTTCGGCGCCTTGAGAAGGAAGGATCTATTGCTTCTTATTGGGGAGATGAAACGCAAGGCGGGCGGAGGAAGTACTACAAGCTTACCGAAGACGGCAGAGCACGCTATGATCGATACAAGGAAGAATGGAAATTTGCAAAAGAGATATTACATTACTTAATAGAGGGAGGAATCGAAATTGATGAGAAACCAGAGTGA
- a CDS encoding YhgE/Pip domain-containing protein, which produces MMRKKKLLYAVLAGMIFLPSFLGNASGVWAEDERNVRSKEEVVYATLKANGDLGPIYVVNTLEVAKAGEILDFGNYKTVKNLTDRTELQQEDERVVADVEQEGKFYYQGDLEEGTELPWDVTVTYLLDGSKVEPTELAGESGHVEIQVETRANENMDSVFYENYLLQVSLTLPNTYKNIEASSGGMQANAGKNKQITFTVMPGKEEQLSVEADVDNFEFNGVEIAAVPSSLPIDTTGTEGMTDDMAELSDGIGQLNDGVSELQDGVSQLNDGAGKLRDGSGKYKNGISQLNGSSSQLVGASNSIKEALGTINRELSGGAADVDLSSLMELPAGLRELAKGLNETANGLATLQENYGAAYAALDGAITEIPAGDLSEAEITSLYESGADPAVVDRLAANYAAAQKVKGTYAQVREAFAAVEPSLTQVDGAVRGMSGTLTTIADELSASLKETDLSGFAELTKGMETLAANYNQFHSGLVSYTNGVGELSTSYSQLHSGLIGLTDGTSELSSGVDELSEGTKELHSETKNLPEKMQAEIDKMIQEYDKSDFKPVSFVSEENEKVTSVQFVIKTEAIKMEEKKTKEAEPEKKKGFWTLLKELFQ; this is translated from the coding sequence ATGATGAGAAAGAAAAAACTACTTTATGCTGTACTTGCCGGAATGATTTTCTTGCCTTCATTTCTTGGGAATGCGAGTGGGGTTTGGGCTGAGGATGAGAGGAATGTCCGGTCCAAGGAAGAGGTCGTGTATGCCACGTTGAAGGCGAACGGGGACCTCGGACCGATCTATGTGGTGAATACCCTTGAGGTTGCAAAGGCTGGGGAAATCCTGGATTTTGGAAACTATAAAACAGTAAAGAACCTTACAGATAGAACAGAGCTACAGCAAGAAGACGAACGGGTTGTAGCGGATGTGGAACAGGAAGGAAAGTTCTACTATCAAGGGGACTTGGAAGAAGGAACGGAACTACCGTGGGATGTGACGGTTACTTATCTGCTGGATGGAAGTAAAGTGGAACCTACTGAACTTGCAGGAGAGAGCGGTCATGTTGAGATTCAAGTGGAAACGAGAGCCAACGAGAATATGGACTCCGTCTTTTATGAAAATTATTTGCTGCAAGTATCCCTGACGCTGCCAAATACGTACAAGAATATTGAAGCATCCTCTGGTGGCATGCAGGCGAATGCCGGGAAAAATAAACAAATTACGTTTACCGTGATGCCTGGAAAAGAAGAGCAGCTTAGTGTGGAGGCGGATGTGGATAACTTTGAATTCAATGGAGTGGAGATTGCCGCAGTCCCATCCAGCCTTCCGATTGATACAACCGGAACGGAAGGGATGACCGATGATATGGCAGAACTGTCAGATGGCATCGGGCAATTGAATGATGGGGTTTCTGAACTTCAGGACGGTGTTTCGCAGTTGAATGACGGTGCTGGGAAGCTTCGAGATGGCTCAGGAAAATATAAAAATGGCATCAGCCAACTGAATGGGTCCTCTTCACAGCTTGTTGGGGCATCGAATTCTATAAAAGAAGCGCTTGGGACCATTAACCGTGAGCTTTCCGGTGGTGCGGCTGACGTTGATTTGAGCAGTTTGATGGAATTGCCGGCTGGGTTGCGTGAGCTTGCGAAAGGCTTGAATGAAACGGCAAACGGCCTCGCTACTTTACAGGAAAACTATGGAGCGGCATATGCTGCACTTGATGGTGCGATCACAGAAATCCCTGCTGGAGACCTTTCTGAAGCAGAGATTACCTCGTTATATGAAAGCGGAGCAGATCCTGCCGTTGTGGATAGGTTAGCAGCCAATTATGCGGCTGCACAAAAAGTAAAGGGGACTTATGCACAGGTTCGGGAAGCATTTGCTGCAGTGGAGCCATCTCTCACGCAGGTCGATGGAGCTGTAAGAGGAATGAGTGGCACGTTGACGACGATTGCCGATGAGCTCTCTGCTTCCTTAAAGGAAACCGACTTGAGTGGGTTTGCGGAACTAACGAAAGGGATGGAAACATTGGCAGCCAATTATAATCAGTTCCATTCAGGACTTGTGAGCTATACAAACGGGGTCGGAGAACTATCCACATCCTATTCACAGCTTCATAGTGGCTTGATTGGCTTGACGGATGGTACGAGTGAATTGTCTTCTGGTGTCGATGAGTTATCTGAAGGTACAAAGGAATTGCATTCCGAAACAAAAAACCTGCCTGAAAAAATGCAAGCCGAAATCGACAAAATGATTCAGGAGTACGATAAATCGGACTTCAAGCCGGTGTCGTTTGTATCAGAAGAAAATGAGAAAGTCACTTCGGTTCAGTTTGTGATTAAGACCGAAGCAATTAAAATGGAAGAAAAGAAAACGAAGGAAGCGGAACCTGAGAAGAAGAAGGGGTTCTGGACTTTGTTGAAAGAGTTGTTTCAATAA
- a CDS encoding catalase translates to MRKKEQSRNLENKKDEQLEDYRVDHKDTKLTTDQGVKVSSTVDSLKAGDRGPTLMEDFHFREKMTHFDHERIPERVVHARGFGAHGYFQVYEPMTELTKAGFLQDPSVKTPVFVRFSTVVGSRGSADTVRDVRGFATKFYTEEGNYDLVANNMPVFFIQDAIKFPDVVHAIKPEPDNEIPQASAAHDTFWDWVVNNTECAHMIMWLLSDRGIPRSFRMMEGFGVHSFRFVNEQGKARFIKFHWKPLLGVHSLTWDEAQKLAGKDPDYLRRDLWDAINKGEYPEYEFGVQILEEEDEFKFDFDILDPTKIWPEELVPVKIIGKMTLNRNQDNFFAETEQVAFHTGNVVPGIDFTNDPLLQGRLFSYTDTQLLRLGGPNFHEIPINRPIAPIHNNQRDGFHRMTIDRGKVSYTKNSLQGNTPDVDKEKGFVHYAEKVEGHKIRNRSESFNDHYSQATLFWNSMSDYEKQHIIKAFHFEVGSVKDKTIKQRVVEMFNNVDGQLATEIAKGVGVAPPTAVGGTGVTAASPAVSQANTIMGARTRKVAILAFDGFALNELQQVQAALQTAGIHVDIISKNLGMIQSANNQEVEVNKNYATSGAIMYDAVYIAGGQQSVDNLMMHKEAKNFINDAFVHAKPIGATNEAVDLLAVTDIKNITLADKESKGAVSADMGIVTARNMNDLAGFTEAFVSAIAQHRHWMRESLDGKMSG, encoded by the coding sequence TTGAGGAAAAAAGAGCAATCAAGAAATTTAGAAAATAAAAAGGATGAACAGCTGGAAGACTATCGGGTTGATCACAAGGATACAAAGTTGACGACAGATCAGGGAGTGAAGGTTTCGAGTACGGTGGACTCGTTGAAGGCCGGTGACAGGGGACCGACACTGATGGAGGATTTCCATTTTAGGGAGAAGATGACGCATTTTGACCATGAGCGTATTCCTGAGCGCGTGGTTCATGCGAGAGGATTTGGTGCCCATGGTTATTTCCAGGTGTACGAGCCTATGACAGAACTGACCAAGGCAGGATTTTTACAGGATCCTTCCGTTAAAACTCCTGTATTCGTGAGGTTTTCAACGGTTGTAGGTTCCCGTGGTTCAGCTGATACGGTTCGGGATGTCCGGGGATTTGCCACAAAGTTTTATACAGAAGAAGGGAACTATGATTTGGTGGCTAACAATATGCCCGTTTTCTTCATTCAGGACGCGATAAAGTTTCCAGATGTGGTACATGCGATCAAGCCGGAGCCTGATAATGAAATACCTCAAGCCTCCGCTGCCCATGATACGTTTTGGGATTGGGTGGTCAATAACACAGAATGTGCCCACATGATTATGTGGCTGCTCTCAGACAGAGGGATTCCACGGAGCTTCCGGATGATGGAGGGCTTTGGGGTACATAGCTTCCGCTTTGTTAACGAACAAGGAAAGGCACGTTTTATAAAATTCCACTGGAAGCCATTGCTTGGTGTTCATTCCCTTACATGGGACGAAGCGCAAAAGCTTGCGGGCAAGGATCCGGACTATCTTCGCCGCGACCTTTGGGATGCAATTAACAAAGGGGAATATCCTGAGTATGAATTCGGCGTGCAAATCTTGGAAGAGGAAGACGAGTTTAAATTCGACTTCGATATTCTCGATCCCACGAAGATATGGCCTGAAGAGCTAGTCCCTGTGAAAATTATCGGAAAGATGACGTTGAACCGGAATCAGGATAATTTTTTTGCGGAAACGGAACAAGTGGCCTTTCACACAGGGAATGTCGTGCCAGGAATTGATTTTACGAATGATCCGTTGTTGCAGGGCCGTCTGTTTTCTTATACAGATACTCAGCTACTCCGGCTGGGTGGTCCGAACTTCCACGAGATTCCGATCAACCGTCCGATAGCGCCGATCCATAATAATCAGAGAGATGGATTCCACCGGATGACCATTGATCGTGGAAAAGTGAGCTACACAAAGAATTCGCTTCAAGGCAACACGCCGGATGTCGATAAGGAGAAGGGGTTTGTTCACTATGCCGAGAAAGTGGAGGGGCATAAAATCCGAAATCGTAGCGAAAGCTTCAATGATCATTATTCGCAAGCGACCCTTTTCTGGAATAGCATGTCTGACTATGAGAAGCAGCATATTATTAAAGCGTTCCACTTTGAGGTCGGAAGTGTAAAAGATAAAACGATCAAGCAGCGTGTGGTGGAGATGTTCAACAATGTGGATGGTCAACTGGCAACTGAAATTGCCAAAGGGGTAGGGGTTGCACCTCCAACCGCTGTTGGTGGTACCGGTGTGACTGCTGCATCCCCTGCTGTGAGCCAGGCAAATACGATTATGGGGGCAAGAACAAGGAAAGTGGCCATTCTGGCCTTTGATGGGTTTGCCCTGAATGAACTACAGCAGGTTCAAGCCGCATTGCAAACTGCCGGAATACATGTGGATATAATCAGCAAGAACCTTGGAATGATCCAAAGCGCAAACAATCAGGAAGTCGAAGTCAACAAGAACTACGCCACTAGCGGAGCGATCATGTATGATGCCGTCTATATCGCCGGTGGTCAGCAATCGGTTGATAACCTGATGATGCATAAAGAGGCAAAAAACTTCATTAATGATGCATTTGTTCATGCCAAACCTATCGGAGCGACAAATGAAGCAGTTGACCTCCTAGCAGTAACCGACATAAAGAACATTACTCTTGCGGATAAGGAAAGCAAAGGAGCGGTGTCTGCAGACATGGGAATCGTGACTGCACGTAATATGAATGACCTGGCAGGGTTTACTGAGGCTTTCGTATCCGCGATTGCCCAACACCGCCATTGGATGCGGGAAAGTCTGGACGGGAAAATGTCAGGATAA
- a CDS encoding PadR family transcriptional regulator: MNDPFLNFRKSMKKNVFKDLSFTEERKARVNEAIQAKRSSSTLHSFNEDTVLEILKSLQLVAKHGFEISTQLFQKEEHSFLHNEGQLYTLLHLLENKEVLVSMWRADKKYYALTTKGRKYLAAASRKEYAKHPFLLKDLLEEAAL; this comes from the coding sequence ATGAATGATCCATTTCTAAATTTCAGAAAATCTATGAAGAAGAATGTTTTCAAGGATCTCTCTTTTACGGAAGAAAGGAAAGCTAGAGTGAACGAAGCGATACAGGCAAAGCGTTCATCCTCTACGCTTCACTCATTTAATGAAGATACCGTCCTTGAAATTTTGAAATCTCTACAACTGGTGGCCAAACACGGCTTTGAGATTTCCACACAACTTTTCCAAAAAGAAGAACACAGTTTTTTGCACAATGAAGGACAACTTTATACACTTTTACATTTGTTAGAGAATAAAGAAGTTTTGGTTTCTATGTGGAGAGCGGATAAGAAGTATTATGCACTAACCACAAAAGGTAGGAAGTACTTGGCAGCCGCCTCTAGAAAAGAATATGCTAAACACCCGTTTCTATTAAAAGATTTGCTAGAGGAGGCAGCCTTATGA
- a CDS encoding permease prefix domain 1-containing protein, translating to MRNQSDLDKKIHAYVNGLFSGVGESQQLYDLKEELATNLKEKIADYKKEGMDESTAFKEAVSSMGDLSGLVDDMREVGQNKAKQAVYSSMTERIAVAGLITGILLIIFGVLTSAMLFFMGLQLETVTGTAIFAVFGIAIITYSMLTRETSKKYGMNKVRAIFYAVAIGLIAFSLYVAFTSGFATGEVYIAISSFMIFFIIGLGLWLGLLFTGTDRRKMVSR from the coding sequence ATGAGAAACCAGAGTGACTTGGATAAGAAAATTCATGCATATGTGAATGGCCTGTTTTCCGGCGTAGGGGAAAGTCAGCAGTTATATGATCTAAAGGAGGAGCTGGCAACCAATCTGAAAGAAAAAATTGCGGACTATAAAAAAGAAGGAATGGATGAGTCGACTGCATTCAAAGAAGCAGTAAGTTCGATGGGGGACCTTAGCGGACTTGTGGATGATATGCGTGAAGTGGGTCAGAACAAAGCGAAGCAAGCGGTCTATTCGTCGATGACAGAAAGAATAGCTGTCGCCGGATTGATTACGGGAATTTTGCTAATTATATTCGGGGTATTAACATCTGCCATGTTGTTTTTCATGGGTCTGCAATTGGAAACTGTCACAGGTACTGCGATATTCGCCGTTTTTGGGATTGCGATCATTACGTATAGTATGCTTACAAGAGAAACGAGTAAGAAGTATGGGATGAATAAGGTACGGGCTATTTTTTATGCTGTTGCAATAGGGTTGATCGCTTTTAGCCTGTATGTGGCATTCACTTCAGGATTTGCGACTGGCGAGGTGTATATCGCTATCAGTTCCTTCATGATTTTCTTTATCATCGGACTCGGACTATGGTTAGGGCTTTTATTTACGGGAACGGACCGCAGGAAGATGGTGTCGAGGTAG